The Xenopus laevis strain J_2021 chromosome 7S, Xenopus_laevis_v10.1, whole genome shotgun sequence genome includes a window with the following:
- the LOC121396313 gene encoding uncharacterized protein LOC121396313: protein MSERSIKTRSRVSHSSRLSNRSQVSDAALFRAEAAAALAQLTFTGKETELKLEKTRLEAMMEADKARLAAEKEAEKARLEVEAKLQMARLEASIEILNLRKTVAIANAKADALDAVLDTTEQASQKFTMQPDVKPETAMQRTKEYVLKHSQEYSPSMPSLEKLSEYRDSDVIPSFEQNHSIPLQNIPLQCDYNVPVVTSTPPPDGALLQDQKDFKQLYPVDVKTPAARYYNDIQRTLPVTNKYSYPPVTQPVVPDRGSHSPEGAYQYTPDVKPALPIKPDSDQLSGNRQMSDFVRFMARREMITSGLVQFDEKPENYRAWKASFKNAIEDLHLSYKEETDLLVKWLGPESSRQVKGIRAVYVNDSCKGLQMSWQRLNEDYGAPEKIEQSLWDRIDNFGNIFERECSKKLREFSDLVIELLAAKNEGCFLGLNNLDSARGIEDLVKKLPDSLKRKWASHGTKYKEIHNVLFPPFSYFVQFISQQAKMYNDPGFAQTFQTFGDNKPEKYRYKNTPQRSSIRVHKTEVSQATGNSSAFTDAKTMDLTKGCPIHHKPHPLYKCRGFRGKSLDERKTFLKQNNICYRCCASNAHLAKDCDKSVSCTECNSDRHVSALHPGPAP, encoded by the coding sequence ATGTCCGAACGATCAATCAAGACCAGATCTAGGGTGTCACATTCATCCAGACTCTCAAACCGCTCCCAGGTGTCTGACGCTGCGCTTTTCCGTGCAGAAGCTGCCGCTGCACTAGCTCAACTCACATTTACTGGGAAGGAAACTGAGCTAAAATTAGAGAAGACACGCTTAGAGGCTATGATGGAGGCAGACAAGGCTCGTCTGGCAGCTGAGAAAGAGGCAGAGAAGGCAAGGTTAGAAGTGGAGGCAAAGCTTCAAATGGCACGCTTAGAAGCTTCAATAGAGATTCTTAATTTACGTAAGACGGTGGCAATTGCGAATGCCAAGGCAGATGCATTAGATGCAGTTCTCGACACTACAGAACAAGCAAGTCAGAAATTCACTATGCAGCCTGATGTAAAACCAGAAACTGCTATGCAACGTACTAAAGAATATGTGCTGAAACATTCACAGGAGTACAGTCCATCAATGCCAAGCCTAGAAAAGCTTAGTGAATACAGAGACAGTGATGTTATCCCATCATTTGAGCAAAATCATAGTATACCtctccagaacattcctttgcAATGTGACTACAATGTGCCCGTAGTTACCTCTACCCCACCACCAGATGGTGCTCTGTTACAAGATCAAAAGGATTTCAAACAATTGTATCCTGTTGATGTGAAAACTCCTGCAGCCAGATACTATAATGACATTCAGAGGACTTTACCTGTTACTAATAAATACAGCTATCCTCCTGTTACACAACCAGTGGTTCCTGATAGAGGCAGTCATTCTCCAGAGGGAGCATACCAGTACACACCAGATGTGAAGCCAGCGCTTCCTATTAAGCCTGATTCAGACCAACTTTCTGGCAATCGGCAGATGTCAGACTTTGTGAGATTTATGGCACGCAGAGAAATGATAACATCAGGCCTTGTTCAGTTTGATGAGAAGCCAGAAAACTACAGGGCTTGGAAGGCGTCATTCAAAAATGCTATAGAGGATCTACACCTTTCATACAAAGAAGAAACAGATCTCCTAGTGAAGTGGCTAGGTCCAGAGTCCAGCAGACAAGTGAAAGGCATTCGGGCAGTATATGTCAATGATTCTTGTAAAGGACTACAGATGTCATGGCAAAGGTTGAACGAAGATTATGGAGCTCCAGAGAAGATAGAACAATCCCTGTGGGACAGGATTGACAACTTTGGGAATATCTTTGAAAGAGAGTGCAGCAAGAAACTTAGAGAATTCAGTGATCTGGTAATAGAACTGTTGGCAGCAAAAAATGAAGGTTGCTTTCTAGGACTAAATAATCTTGATTCCGCTAGAGGAATAGAAGACCTTGTAAAAAAGCTGCCAGATTCTCTAAAAAGGAAATGGGCATCAcatgggaccaagtacaaggaaaTACATAATGTACTATTCCCACCATTCTCTTATTTCGTGCAATTTATCTCTCAACAGGCAAAGATGTACAATGACCCAGGGTTTGCTCAGACGTTCCAGACCTTTGGTGACAACAAGCCAGAGAAATACCGCTACAAGAACACCCCTCAGAGAAGTTCCATCAGGGTGCACAAGACTGAAGTATCTCAAGCTACAGGAAACTCTTCAGCTTTTACTGATGCCAAGACCATGGACTTGACTAAAGGATGTCCGATTCATCACAAACCTCATCCTCTGTACAAATGCCGAGGCTTCAGAGGTAAGTCCCTTGATGAGAGAAAGACtttcttaaaacaaaacaatatttgttaCCGTTGCTGTGCCTCAAATGCTCACCTTGCGAAAGACTGTGACAAATCAGTTAGCTGCACTGAGTGCAACAGTGACAGACATGTGTCTGCTCTTCATCCTGGTCCTGCACCATAG
- the LOC121396314 gene encoding uncharacterized protein LOC121396314, which yields MLLGRDIIRVHKVRQQINGPHNAPYAHRLDTGWVIVGNVCLKGVHRPDLVHCLYTRTSEESCRSLFPPCPYFYNVRENYDMNVWVTMQSSVSTYKSSCKEFEDYVSHSIFQRTTEDETVAPSLEDLAFMKTMKEGFYRAEDSSWVAPLPFKPERKQLPNNKEQVLQRFRSLQRSLKVKPEMRQHFFAFMGKVIQNGHAEIAAPVTIQGKVLLRDLTSETQDWDAPLPEGKRLSWEDWKESLHQLKHIQVTRPYVSVSCSNAQYKELCVFSDASTQAIAAVAYLKVIDSESQVQIGFVLGKAKLAPCPELTVPRLELCAAVLAVDIAAFITKEIDTNIDSVSYFTDSRIVLGYICNEKRRFYVFVSNRVQRIRRSSLPEQWHYVSTESNPADLATRSVSAAHLKDTMWFTGPPFLSHSHHLKLETETFTLVDPAQDTEIRPQVTTLSTTSKGKELGSGRFCRFSSWNTLTRALARLIHVAHLFKQKRESQLDHCKGWHLCKELNLVHDFKKARTVIIQNVQKEIFAKEIQSILEKEGMPNDSPLRAFYPFIDENGLLRVGGRLRNADLGPEERNPIIVPEQIHHSLTLALMYLGHGQSAQDVHEEALPTAKDGQFFLLV from the exons ATGCTGTTAGGAAGAGACATAATTAGGGTCCATAAAGTGAGGCAACAGATCAACGGACCACATAACGCTCCCTATGCACACAGATTAGACACAGGATGGGTCATAGTGGGCAATGTATGCCTGAAAGGAGTCCATAGACCAGACTTAGTACACTGTCTTTACACCAGAACCTCAGAAGAGAGCTGCAGATCCCTCTTTCCACCTTGTCCATACTTCTACAATGTGAGGGAAAACTATGACATGAATGTATGGGTAACTATGCAATCCTCAGTGTCTACGTACAAATCCTCTTGCAAAGAGTTTGAGGATTATGTAAGCCACAGTATCTTTCAGAGAACTACAGAAGATGAGACGGTTGCTCCTTCTCTGGAAGATCTTGCCTTTATGAAAACAATGAAGGAGGGTTTCTACAGAGCAGAAGACAGTAGCTGGGTAGCTCCTCTACCCTTCAAACCAGAAAGAAAGCAGCTACCAAATAACAAAGAACAAGTCTTGCAACGTTTCAGGTCCCTACAGAGGTCTCTTAAAGTAAAACCTGAGATGAGACAGcatttctttgcatttatggGAAAGGTAATCCAAAATGGCCACGCAGAGATAGCTGCACCAGTAACCATTCAAGGGAAAGTTCTTCTTCGTGATCTCACCTCTGAGACTCAAGATTGGGATGCACCCCTGCCTGAAGGTAAGAGACTGTCATGGGAAGATTGGAAAGAGTCCCTTCACCAGTTGAAGCACATACAGGTAACTAGACCCTATGTATCTGTTTCTTGTTCTAATGCTCAATACAAAGAACTTTGTGTGTTTTCAGATGCTTCCACGCAAGCAATTGCAGCAGTGGCCTACTTAAAGGTGATAGATTCTGAAAGTCAGGTCCAGATAGGTTTTGTGCTAGGAAAAGCTAAGTTAGCCCCATGTCCAGAACTTACAGTCCCACGACTCGAACTCTGTGCAGCAGTCCTCGCAGTGGATATAGCTGCATTCATAACAAAAGAAATTGACACCAATATAGACTCTGTCAGCTACTTCACAGACAGCAGAATAGTTTTAGGCTACATTTGCAATGAGAAAAGAAGATTTTATGTCTTTGTTAGCAACAGAGTTCAGCGAATAAGAAGATCCTCTCTCCCTGAACAATGGCACTATGTGTCAACAGAGAGCAATCCAGCTGATCTGGCCACAAGATCTGTATCAGCAGCACACCTGAAAGATACTATGTGGTTCACAGGTCCACCCTTCTTGAGTCATTCTCACCACTTGAAACTAGAGACTGAAACCTTTACATTAGTGGATCCGGCTCAAGATACAGAGATTCGTCCACAAGTTACAACCTTGAGTACAACATCCAAAGGTAAAGAACTAGGGTCTGGACGTTTTTGCAGGTTCTCTAGCTGGAATACTTTGACGAGAGCATTAGCACGCCTCATTCATGTAGCACATCTGttcaaacaaaaaagagaaagccAACTAGATCATTGTAAGGGCTGGCACCTTTGCAAAGAACTAAACTTGGTGCATGACTTTAAGAAAGCTAGAACAGTCATCATACAGAATGTTCAAAAAGAGATTTTTGCAAAAGAAATACAGAGCATTTTAGAAAAGGAAGGCATGCCAAATGATAGTCCTCTCAGAGCATTTTACCCTTTCATAGATGAAAATGGACTACTGAGAGTAGGTGGTCGCTTGAGAAATGCAGACCTAGGACCAGAAGAAAGGAATCCAATTATTGTGCCTG AACAGATCCACCATTCACTCACATTGGCCTTGATGTATTTGGGCCATGGACAGTCTGCTCAAGACGTACACGAGGAGGCTCTGCCGACAGCAAAAGATGGGCAGTTCTTTTTACTTGTCTAA